TGGGTGAAATCAGTCTGTCTGGTTCTGAGCAATGTTCAATCGCTTCAAACTCTTGAATGAAGCGGGAGGAGACCACAACACGAAGCTCCGCCGAGCCGTTTGCTGACGTGATGGAGTGAAACATTTAATCAAAGGTTATGGCGGCCCTTGAGTTGGATTTAATGTCCCCCCATAGTTTCCATTAGCCCTCTCAGTCCTGATCTTTGCTACGCAGTCTGAGACctaggggagggggaggaaagGGAAGAAGGTGGGAGGGGGTAGCTGTAATTGAACTAGTTCTCCCCCCCGGAGTCTCTCTGCTGCAGGGGAAAGCAAGGTCAGCTGAACTGAGTCAGCAGAGTGCAAAGTAGAGGCATGTGCTCCGCAAAAAAAGTGGAGAAATCCTGTGCTTGTTCGGGGTGAGGCATTGGCCGGTCTCTCGATTGAGTTCAAAGGTGGCCCTGGGAATGTTCTTCCTTCAGATGAGATCCTGATACCAGCTCCTCGTTGAGGCAATCGTGTTTCTATCTAATGATGAAGTTTTATTCtagtttcttttttactttcagtttcatttcctCTATAATTCATATTCCTTCACATAAAATAATTTGGAGTCCAGAGCAGCATGGCATTGCTTTGCAAAATAGGATATTCATTACTGAACCCACATTATTGAATCAACAATATCATCAGGGATAATCAGCTGTGATACTGAAATACACTTTTCACCTTAAACTGTCTTGGCATTTCCATAAAAGTATAAATGAATAGTTTTAGCACAAGGTCATCCAGTCCTTTACATTTtcatcaaagaaaaaaaaaaaagcttactcatgaaatatgaatgacagAGTTTTGCTGGAAGACCGAATAACCTAGTGCTGTGATTTAAGTCACATACAAATCTGGAACTCCTATGAGTGATTAGGTTGCGGCCACAATGCAATGTCATGCTGACTTGAGGTAGCTGTACAGGGCACTGAGACCTCCCTCCAACACCTCTTTGATGGGCTTCAGCAGTGGGTTGTGCATGATGTGCAGACCCTTATCCAACGGGTGACAGGCCAGCTTCTCCAGTTTCTTCAGCAGGTACATTTCCGCCGGAACGTTCTGGATGTCGTTGAAGTCCACGTTGAGCAGCTCCAGAGAAGTCAGGAAGCAAAGGGTCTTGGGCAAGGAGTGAATGCAGTTGCCCTCAACGATAAGGATCTTAAGGTCAACCAGGGCCTGGATCTGGTCAGCGATGTTTTCCAGCTGGTTGCACGCCAGGTGCAGGAAGACCAGGCTCTTCATTGCGTAGACGCAGGTGGGGATGTGGGAGAGGCGGTTGTGGCTGAGGTTGAGCTTCTTGAGGTTGCTCATGCTCACCAGGCTGTTGGGGAGGCCCGCGATTTGGTTGTTGGCCAGGCTGAGAACCTCCAACCTGGTGCAAGCGCTCAGCTCCTCTGGGACCTCGCTCAGCCGGTTCCGGTAGGCGAAGAGGACTCGCAGCCTCTTCAGCTGGCCCATCTCGGGCGGCAGGCTGGTCAGCTGGTTCCCCCAAAGGTTCAGCACCACCAGGTTTTGCAGGGCGCCCACCGTGGGAGACAGCCCGCGCAGGCAGTTGAGGGACAAGTTGACCTTCTCCAGCTCCGTGAGTTCCCATAGTTCCTCGGGGGCTTCGGTCAAGCCACGCCTGGCCAGGCTCAGAGTGCTGTAGCCAAAGCGGGTGGTGGCATGCTTGCGGATCCTATCTGCCGAAGACAGGCTCTCCTCCTGGCCCGCGTTCTTTCTGACTTCCTTCTGCTCATCGGTGGCAAAGTCCTTCGACTGCTTGGTTCCCATGCCTTCAGATTGGCCGTGTTTTTGTCTCCTTGACTAAAATGTCAGACCGCATTCTGTAAAAGCACTGCCCCTGTTGGGGGGTTAGGAGGACCTGACAGCCAGGCACCTTTCAGCAATGTTGATCTGTTGGCCTGGGAAGCCTCAGAGAACATTCTCCGCTCCTTCTGGTTTCTCCCCCGGCAGACGTCTGCTGGAAATCCGCCTGGAAACACTGCCCGAGTGGAGCGGAAAAGAGCAAGTGTCATCCAACGAAAGCTTTGCTGTGGTCCACTGACAGGAGTGTGCAACGAACAGCCGGTGGCATACTGCCCAACTTGCAGTCACATACTGAGTTTCAGCCCCGCCAGCTGCCACTGTCACTTGAGTACTTCCTCCCAGTGATAACTAACCTTGATTGTATTAAGGGCGCCAGGATACCATTTTTGTCAAAGTCATTTAATGTCCCAGCATAGTGATTGTATACCCTTGACCCCAAACCATGTCAGCCATTAGGTCAGTATCACATAAATCAGCTCTCTGGTTCAAAACAGCAGGTAATGACATGGCTGACCTGCGCCTGTGTTGCTTTTGAAATAAACCATTGTGCCTTTCAGAATGGAAAAGGAGATGAGTATGTACTGTCTTACTGAGTTACAAGTGTAACAATACTATTTGGGATATGTACATTATGCAGACATTCCTAATGTTATTAAATCCTTACAATGAATGctaaacaatacaatacaaattcaGAAATACAAATGCTTATTGATTATACATTATACGTACTTAAATATAGGAAATGAGTTAATAGTGTGgattaagaaaaataataaaaatattccaAGCTTGATTGTTAGCAGAAGATACACATACAGACCTTAACTGAAAAGCCGAACACCACATTCAGTACAGTTTATCACATTGATTGCAGTCATGCAGAGACAGGAAAGGTTGCAGTTCTGTAATAAATCTGTTCAATTTATTTCTAGTGTGTTCATAGTGTGcaattgtatgtattgtaaatGAAGAAATATCCTGACACAGCAAGAAGTAAGAGATATAAATGTACTGTTTatgtttaattatttcaatAGTGAGTAATTTGAAGAATGCTAAGAATTATTCAAGTCACACATAATCTTCAGTGGCCCCACCATATTCCTCACATTATAGCCACAAATCTAGATAATTAATAAAGATAGGTTTGTTAAATGTAAACTACAGCTAAAGGTCAGTTTTTCTTTCAATCATCAATTAATTATGGGCCACATTATCAGAAACTTTGGTATAGGATTGCCCTTTCCtagcaaaacaaattaaatgaagaaTCTTATGTAACATGGACAGCCCATTTTTTAAGTTGATTCAGCTGATGTGTTTGTTAACATTAACCACCAAGTGAAGACTGACAGGGGATATGCCACCAGCCTTCAGAgtattttcaaccaatcagtCCGATGTTTATTCAGGCATGAGGCTAATTCAGTTTATGTCATAGCCCCAGAGTGTGCGGGTACAattgcacacacttacacaaggGAGCGTGCTTCTGTTTATAAGAGCAGGGAAAATTCCCGCTAAAGGATATAAATAGAACTTGTGTGAGAAAGGGCCTGAGATCACAGTTATTTAACCTGCATATGATATCACTTTTTGTTTAGAGTACAGGTGGTTATATCAAGGATCTGGTCCTCATGTcaacaaacaccaataacagactgcaaggcctgaaataaaaaatcaataacATTTGTTACACTAAAAATaaagggactatgtatgaaaagtgaTGTCATTTCTAtacagatcacctgatatgggtGTAAATagctcaaattaaaggtggcagtctCCTCTTtagcctcatattcattgtttaatttccaaTGTTTTGGAGCATAGAGCcataagaacagaaattgtaccactgtccaaatacttacggactgcactgtatttaatGACTAATACTATTTAGGCCTTTTCCCTCATAAGATGTAACATTAAGATATTCAaagatatttcacatttttccctTTGCCTGTTGACTCACTCTGTTATACAATATCTGCACAGGGAAATTCAATCTaatttttcatgtatttgtccatATTGCTTTTGCGCTATCAGTCCAATTTTGATGAGACCTAGGGACGACTCCTCTTTGGAGAGCGGGGGAATAGTTTAAAACAGGAAGGTGATGGTGCCAGgtattcagtgtgacaaaggAACAAAGAACCATTTGGCTTTTGGTATTGccttataaaatatacaaattgcTTTTAGATTTGGATTCTTGGATCTTTTCGATCGCAAGGCACACTTTGCTACTTCAATGTTGCATATTTCAACACACtggtttttctattttttgccGTGATGATATGCATCCTTTCCCCGGTGTGTTATTTAGAATGCCTCTTGTGACCCATTTGAAATATGATGCAATTGCGATACCATTTTGCCTGTTCAGATAATGCACATTCTTGAACAGTACCTGTAATGTTGTAGTGGGCTTAATACTCATTATGTGGTGTGTAGAAACTGAGCCATTTTCAGACATTAGTGAAATGCATTTAATCACTTGAGCGGGGCACTTAGCCTGAATTGCTTTGGTAAATACCTGCTTCACAAATGGAAGTATTCTAAAATATAACTACAAAAGTCACCCTGGATAAAGGCATTGACAAAGCAAGtcattgatgtaatgtaatatgtgagTTTGTATGTCTGACCTGAGAGGGTGGCAGACAGTGCCATTTTACCTCACAACCTTGAAAACAAAAATTAGGAAAAATTATCAAAGAATGAAATCGAATTATGTGATGTAGTACAAATTCAGACCCAGCAACTATATGCTGTGTTGGCCCTTGAAGGCATAAAACACTGCCTTGTTTGAATACAGAGCCATCTGTGCTTAAAGACAGATGTCTCTGGCACAAGAACCTTTAATATGGACCAAGGTCAGAAGGTTTATTTTCAGCGCGTTGTCCAGgccaggattcaatcaacatttgtccttaaaatTGATTTACAAATAAAAGTAGTGTTCATTTTCCCCTCACAACCTCAGTTTGGCAAGGTTAGCAATTACCAAGAATAACTTGCCTGTGTGAAGAAAAAGAAGCAgttccatttattttaaagcTAAAGACCCATTTCTGACTGAATCTTGGCCTCAGTCCTAGAAGAAGACTGCTTTATGTGCTTTCTTCACGTTCTTCAAGTAAAATAAAGCGCCCCAatgtgttcattgtttttttttttttttctgttgtggtTTTACCTTTCCTCAACTGTAAATGGCTATGACAAGTGGTATAAGTCGACACAGGTAGGCGCCAGTGTCAATGTCACATGGTGGGGTGGAAGGTGGGTGACGTGTTATCTGGCAGCCCCTTGGGCCGTAATGGGGCATGGCACCCGTGATAAGCGGAGAACTGCTTCTCAATCGCCGCTATCCCAGGGAAAATGGGAAGGATTAGCCCAGGCCTGGGGGATGCCAGAGTCCACGCTGGCTCACACGGAACCCTCGGGGAAGGATTTCAGCGAAGCGCCGCCTCCTTCCCCGTCTACTCTCAGGTGGGAAGGCAGAAATAAACAGTTATCAAACGTGAGATATGTCTTTCAAAAGCCTTATTCACACAGCGTGTTTGTTTGTCGGCTTTATACCTGCGACGCATCGGACTACCCGTCGACTACTGGCGGCTAATCACAGACTGTTCCACACAGTTATCTGCTGAAAGAGATAAAGGGTGCCAGAGAGCCACGGATTACGCGCTACCAGCTAGTTATTTATTGTTCAAGAGTTACAAATGCAAATTGTTCACGCCATCAGTCTATTCCCATTTGTGTTTCCGGCATGCTGGGTTGACGGAAGTTTTCCTGCGTGCTTTCGCGTTTGTTAGGATTTGAAAATTGGTCACGCTTTCACATGAGACCTGAACGTGAGCCAACAATCAGCTCCACTTTTAACCCAAAGGCATGCCTTCTGGTGAAACAAAGGCTTTCTCAGCAATACGGATGAGCAGGGGAAAGGCTGTCGAATCAGAAACCGACAGTATCGAGAACTGGGTAATAAGAtgaatttgtaaaaataaaacggCTATGGAATGTTGCTATAGACCTATCAttaaattggttctaattgtatCAAAGGCTCATTCAAAGTGACAATTACATTTTGCTTAATAAGATGGTGTTCTGTTTGGCAGTTTCGTTTTTTGTTAACGTTCACTTTTTTACTGCAAGTAAATTTGTTTTAACAGTAAATAATCAAAACTCGAAGGATACCTGCTTCTTCCTAGTTTGTGTCTTCAGTTTTGTAAATTGTGCTccacaaaataaacatagatAGATAAACAACATAGATTTTGGCAGAAGATTTGTTGTCATTAACAAAATTGCTTATAATTATCTACCCTCCCCTATATGAAAGTAAAAAATAGCTTCCTGGTAACAAATGTCTTATTTCTAAATTGTTATTGGCCAAATGCATTCTGTAGATTACCTTCTTTTTATTCAACCAAGGGGAtttcatgaaatgcattgtCTTCCTCCTTAGTCAAAACAAGTGGGAAATGGAATGTCATGGAATGGAGTAAGTAAACTGCAAAATAAGTGGTTGAAAAAAATAGAACAACTTGATAAATGGATATAAAGATATCACTATCCAGCCTATTACACTATGTAAAGATACCATTTGTAATGTTTTGAAGAAGGTGACGGGAGAGAGCCTTGTTATGGCACATGGCTAATGCCGTTACAAAGTGGCCAAATCTGGTTCATGCTGCTGAAACAGCGTTCGAGAATAAAAACCAATTGCGTTTCTGACAACAGCAGGGTCTGTGATGAAGCACCACTGGGCTGCCTAACTAGTTCCCACCTGCGGGAGACATAAACTTCAGATGTGCACGTACCAAGGCGccaaacaacactgaacaacacCGAACATCCACCTACAGCTATCAGTGAGCCTGTTTATTTATCCGTGTACCTCGAGAGTGAACAGTAGTTGTCATTCAATAAGAAACATTAATGTACTGTCAAATTAAAGTGTAGGATTATGGCCTTGTTAATATGCTAAGATTGATCTTTGTTTTCCCGGCTCCGGGGCACATTTTATCACGTTGCCATGGGTTTCCATGAGTCATCTTTGATAGAGGACCAGCTGGAAGATTTGCCAGTTTGCCCCATCACCCAGGCCAGGCACAGAGAATGGCGTAATTCACCGAGAGCGGAGCGCGGGCGGAGACCGCTGCGAACGCCAGGCATCGCAGTAAACAAGCTCCCAGCTGCATGTCACACACATTGAGCAAATGCAGTTTTGATTTTAACCCCCTCCTCCAAACCAACCTCTCCTATCCGAAACATAACAGCAAAATGGAGTAAAACCTCTGAGAAATAAAGACGTGCCAATCGTTTGCGAGCTCTTTGGGTAGTCGTTTGCTGTTCGGCCTCGATTTTCCCCACGAAGACAGCGTTATTCGTATTCTCCCTGTCGCCtgtaatgaaatatgtttgacgTGTCCTACAATATTGAAAATTCAGAGACAATGTTAGaggatgtgagagggaggggggcactgTGGATATGCCATTGCTGGCTGAGCCCAGCCGAGTAGGCAGCCATATTCCACCCAGGGACGATGGCCAGCAGAGTCAGTGAAAGACTTCACTGATAGGGTAGCAGGTGTCTTTTTGTTGGTTTCCTTTGGCTAATTTGTCATGTGAGTTCCGTTGGCCAGCGGTGTTCATGGGAAGCACATCATTAAGGATCAGTCCAGGTAGAACAGAGATAATCGTATACTAGGGATTAATACGATTTCTGGGGTTAACTACTaattaatgtattagttacatgaatatttatacacgAGCAAACAATAAGATAAACGTTACCAAATACGTTAacgttaataaatacattaacttttttttcattgcaatatgaattggcattaactgatgcagttgttaacatgaactAATGATATGCAATACATAAACCAAGCTGAACAGAGTAACTTTTCAGTCGTTAGTTCACAAAAGTAAAGTATTACCTGTCATCCTTTAAATTTCACTCATGCTTTTTCTTTGAGAAAAGCACTGTGGtgataattatttattgttatgaAATATATTGTCTGTGCTAATTATCTCTCCACATCTCAGCAACAGTTGAAGTCTACAGTACGGTATGTCCGTTTTCCAATCATAGACAAAAGAGCACCACTAGATGGCgcaccacacaaacatacaatacataccAGAACAGTAGATTATTTTTTTGAAGTCCTGGAATGGCAAACAGTCTTTCTGTCAGTTCCGTATTTCACAGACAACACTAGGGACTCCTGTTTAAAGCTTCTGAATGACCtttgaatataaataaaaatcgTTGTATATGTGAGAATGAAGGCAAACACTTCTGCTCCGTTTTTGTCCATTACCTCCATGTTATCCAGAAACTGAGCAGAATGCCCTCTATTTTGTCCCTTGAATGCCACCTTAAGAATGCTGGGGTCATTAGAGTTGTCACCGACCGGACTGTAGTcctgtctctccccttctcAGTTACTAATCTCCTGTTAAGCACAGACATCAGTCTTTCCGGGTATCATCATGCAGGGAACTGTGCCTAGTGACAGATTAATTTTCCCGATGGATACCATACCAGAGACTGCAGATAAATATATCCGATGTGAGAATGCACTGTTATTTTTGGACACAGGTTTGAATGTGCTACAGTCTTGGTATGATTACGTTGTATACTGGTCTACACCCGATTGTATTCAGTCATTTACTCTTGTAAATTAtcttttcatgtttaatttcTTTTGAGAATCTTGGGGATAATTTACGAATAAGAAAGAAACCTTGCCTTTTTATAATGTCTGATGAATTTGAGAATGGAGCACACTCAAATTATGTATAATGTGTAATGTGATTCCACATTAGCCAGCGTAATTATAATGCAAGGTATGTGATGCATTGTAAAATTATAGAAAAAAGTACACCCATGTTAAAACTGAATGACATACAGCCTCAATCAATGTGATACAGCTGGCACCACTATAACAGTTCTAtcggtaaaaataaataaggtaCTGAAATGATCTGACCGCTGGATCTTATTGCCATCAAGATTTTACAAATATAACCGTTGGCATTCAGTGCCTATATAtcaccaccagagggcaggTGTCTGAAATTTGCACCCTCTATCACAATCGGGACCAGGACTTGACATTTACCCTGAAGCTTGCCAACTCCAGTGATTACTGaaggtattgcagtttattacaCCTCTGCtgtcaaaaaaactaaattccCCATTGAAAACTATGAATTTACCCTGGCAAAATTACCCTGGCAATTTCTTCACATGGCGTACTTACTTATTccccagatttttttttttgaactgCACAGAAGAAGCTATATGATTGTTTTTTATTCCTATTCACATCTTCACATTTCGGTACCAAACCTGgtggcaaaaaaaacccccatagtcaaacatggcctCCATGaactcccataggaatccatggagcCGGTAAGCTGAAGCGGTCTCCAATTCTTATACATCTCGATGATCACAATTCTGTTGTTAAACCAGTCGCTGTCCAGTGATTCCACAGGACTGCATAAAAGGCAACAACTTCCTCTTCCTTCTTCAGTTTCAGTCCTTGCTGGTAGTTGCCTCTGTATGACTATCACTTTGTTACCAACAGAAAGGTCAAGCTAAGCCAACACAGACTGATAGTAAACCAATAGAGCGTGACCAGTTTTCTGCACTAATCTGGGACACCCA
The sequence above is a segment of the Conger conger chromosome 4, fConCon1.1, whole genome shotgun sequence genome. Coding sequences within it:
- the lrrc30a gene encoding leucine-rich repeat-containing protein 30a, translated to MGTKQSKDFATDEQKEVRKNAGQEESLSSADRIRKHATTRFGYSTLSLARRGLTEAPEELWELTELEKVNLSLNCLRGLSPTVGALQNLVVLNLWGNQLTSLPPEMGQLKRLRVLFAYRNRLSEVPEELSACTRLEVLSLANNQIAGLPNSLVSMSNLKKLNLSHNRLSHIPTCVYAMKSLVFLHLACNQLENIADQIQALVDLKILIVEGNCIHSLPKTLCFLTSLELLNVDFNDIQNVPAEMYLLKKLEKLACHPLDKGLHIMHNPLLKPIKEVLEGGLSALYSYLKSA